In Streptococcus parasuis, the following proteins share a genomic window:
- a CDS encoding DUF554 domain-containing protein, protein MFALGTIINTLAIALAGLLGSWFGHLLKERHQSGLTMASGVAVLFLGISGSLEGLLTVVDGQITSQNSMLLVISLALGTLVGEVLHIEGWFEQLGIWLREKSGNSQDSQFLDAFLTATLTVCIGAMAIIGSIQDGLTGDYRLLAIKSILDFIIILIMTSSLGKGAGFSAVPVFFFQGSVTILARLIEPIMTEQALVNLSLIGSVLIFCVGVNIVWDRKIHVTNMLPAILVAVVWTYFV, encoded by the coding sequence ATGTTTGCTTTAGGAACGATTATCAATACCTTGGCCATTGCCCTAGCAGGTTTGCTAGGGTCTTGGTTTGGACATTTACTGAAAGAACGGCATCAGTCGGGGTTGACGATGGCGAGTGGTGTTGCTGTTCTTTTTCTGGGGATTTCTGGTAGTTTAGAGGGGTTACTGACAGTTGTAGATGGTCAGATCACAAGTCAGAATAGTATGCTTCTGGTCATTAGTTTGGCGTTAGGAACCTTGGTGGGGGAAGTACTCCATATCGAAGGCTGGTTTGAGCAACTTGGTATTTGGCTCCGTGAAAAATCGGGAAATAGTCAAGATTCTCAGTTTTTAGATGCCTTTTTGACGGCTACCTTGACTGTTTGTATTGGAGCTATGGCCATTATTGGTTCTATTCAAGATGGTTTGACGGGAGATTATCGATTATTAGCTATTAAAAGCATTTTGGATTTTATAATTATTTTGATTATGACTTCTAGTTTAGGTAAGGGAGCAGGGTTTTCGGCCGTACCCGTCTTCTTTTTCCAGGGCTCAGTAACGATTTTGGCACGTTTGATTGAACCGATTATGACGGAACAAGCACTTGTGAACCTTTCTCTAATAGGGTCAGTTCTTATTTTTTGTGTCGGAGTTAATATTGTTTGGGATCGAAAAATCCATGTGACTAATATGTTGCCTGCCATCTTAGTAGCAGTTGTTTGGACGTATTTTGTATAA
- a CDS encoding GNAT family N-acetyltransferase produces the protein MSFERTTIFDTFPTLQAASFQLRKIEETDLDDLWEIYSNPLHFQYTPNTSTKNKETLRKRISHFQRDFDKKKRLFLGLEFQGKLIGVLEVFDYKKRTASVTIGYRLHHAFWNQGLASQAVSLLCRFLIQEYPISEILAFVMPEHQASQRVLLKNGFTLSNQTSANWKGLGEVDLLLYTLKTA, from the coding sequence TTGTCTTTTGAAAGGACGACCATATTTGACACTTTCCCTACTCTACAAGCCGCCTCCTTCCAACTGCGAAAAATAGAGGAAACAGACCTCGACGACCTTTGGGAAATCTATTCCAATCCTCTTCATTTCCAATACACTCCTAACACATCAACTAAAAATAAAGAAACCCTTCGCAAACGAATCAGTCATTTCCAACGTGATTTTGATAAGAAAAAAAGATTGTTTTTAGGACTAGAATTTCAAGGGAAATTGATTGGCGTCTTGGAAGTTTTCGACTACAAAAAACGAACTGCGTCGGTGACCATTGGCTACCGTCTTCATCATGCTTTCTGGAATCAAGGTCTAGCCAGCCAAGCGGTCAGTCTGCTCTGCCGTTTCTTAATACAGGAGTATCCCATCTCAGAAATCCTTGCCTTCGTCATGCCTGAACATCAAGCATCCCAAAGAGTATTGCTAAAAAATGGTTTTACTCTTAGTAATCAGACTTCCGCAAACTGGAAAGGGTTGGGAGAAGTCGACTTGCTTCTCTACACGTTAAAAACAGCCTGA